The genomic stretch TATATACTGTCTTTTTCACAAGCCTTGCAAGCTCTACATAGCAATCTTCATAATCGATAAGGGTTCCGCCGTAAGGATCTGTAACATCTCCGCTTTCACCCACGAACTCTTTAATAGTATATACGTTTCCGGTATCCTTAAAATCTTCCGTCACTATTTGCTTTTGCTTTTCAGTCATTGTCAGTATCAAGGTATTTTCATCAATGTCTGAGTTTTTGAGCGGCTTGGAAAAATGCCCCTCCAGTTCAAGATTATGATTTTTTAGCACAGTATCTGCCTTTGGGTTAAAGGGCTCAGAAAATAAAACCACGATTCCCCTGGAGGTTACCGTTATATCACTGTTTGTTTCCATACTGCGATAAATTGTCTCTGCCATGGGGCTTCTACAGGTATTTCCCGTGCAGACAAAAATAATCTTTTCATATCTTATCATTATTAACTCCCATCTGTGGGCAAGCCACAAAATGCTTTTTAATCTGTTTAAACTTTCTCTATATGATAACCAGCAGCTTTTAACAGACGATTCATAATAGCCTGTCCTAAATGATTATCATAAAAACTTTCGGAGTAGATATAATCTGCCTGTTCTCCGTCAAAATCTCTTAGTATCTTAAACAATCCGGCCGCAATGGTCTTCTCATCTTTTCTGGTTCCTATGGTTTTAATCAGGCCTTTCTCATAGCTTAAAAGGGTTTCATCTGTCGCTATAATCCCAACCCTATAGCCTTCCTTCAGCTTTTTCTCAGCTGCCTGGTTTATTGCCCTGACTACTGCTTTACTTTCACCTTCATAGATCGTAAGCTGCCCTCTGGGTGCATAATGCTTGTATTTCATACCCGGTGCTTTGGGCTTAAAGTCCTCGGATTCCGGTTTTTGAAGCAGTCCCTTATCATATTCTGCCTCTCCGGTAATTCCTATAATATCCTCCAGAGTTATATAACCAGGTCTTAAGATAATCGGTATATCTGCCGATACATCTACTATAGTGGATTCCAGTCCGATATCTGCACTGCCTCCATCCAGTATCATATCTATCCGTCCATCCATATCCTCAATCACATGTTTAGCAGTGGTAGGACTTGGTCTTCCGGACGCATTGGCACTGGGTGCTGCTATATATAGTCCTGCCTGCCGTATCAGTTCAAAAGCAATAGGATGAGCAGGCATCCTGATTGCCACGGTGTCCAACCCTCCTGTGGTAGTTAAAGGCACCAGGTTGCTCTTTTTAAATATTAAGGTCAGCGGACCGGGCCAAAATGCTTCTGCAAGCTTTCTGCCTAAGGTACAGTCCCCTGCTGTTAAAGCATCCAATGCTTTCATGGAACTTATATGAAGAATTAGAGGATTATCAGAAGGCCTTCCCTTGGCGGCATAAATTTTGCCGGAAGCTTCTTCATTTAATCCATCCGCTCCCAGTCCATATACCGTCTCAGTGGGAAAAGCCACTAATCCTCCCTGTTTTAATATTTCCGCCGCTTCTATTATTTTCTTATTATCAATGTTGTTACAGTCTAATTGAATAAATTTCGTTTTCATGTTGGTTTACCAAACCCAGGTTCTTGGGTAGCTTCTGTTATTTATTATAGTAGTATCTTTATACCATAGTGACAGGCCCTATCCTTGACGAAAATGCCCCGTCCTTTCTTGAGCTTCCTGTCGGGTCACAAGTCAGCATTTTATTTGGTATGAAATAAATTTCATACCAATAACAGGTACATTATAACACCATCCCTGAAAGAATACCATGTTTTCTTTGTACCTTATTTATTCATAGAATTCAGATAACGAAAGATTCCTAAGTGTATTGCCCAAGCCATCTTTTCCTGGTAGTCTTCTGTTAAAAGAATCGTAGCTTCCCCGGTATTGGATAAATAGCCGCATTCCACTATTACAATAGGGCATTCCGTCTTTCTTAACATATAATAAGAATCGTTGGATTTTGCTTCCCTTTTGTTGCCGTCCATGAGCGTGGCTTTCAGCTGATTTTGCATTACACCGGCAAATTGCTTACCCTCAGGGGATTTGGTGTAATAGAATACCTGTGCACCTTTTATCTCTTCACTGGTATAGCTGTTCTGATGGATGCTGACTGCTAATACAGCTTTGCTGTTATTAATAATATCCACACGATTTCTCATGTCTACTGCTTTTTTGTTATTGTCACTGTCTTTGTACAAGCCATCATCCGTGTCCCTTGTCATGATGACCCGAATATCATTCTGCTCCAATAAACTTTTCAGTCTCATGGCTACCGCTAAATTGATATCCTTTTCCAGAGCTCCGTTTATCCCAACTTTTCCTGGGTCTCTGCCACCATGTCCGGGGTCCAATATAATTGTTAACTGCCCGTCAGTGTTCTCCGTTTTCGAGTCCCTCTGCATAACTAGTACAGAAGGGTCATTTAAGGTGTATACTGCCAGGCAGACAAAACACAGGAACAGGAGGTGGAAGTAATTTTTGTAAAGCCTTCTTTTATTCACAATAAAATATCCAATCAGGTTGTTTTATTATATTGTATGAGCTAAATTCGAGCCCTATGAATCACTTTACAGGTTCCACTCCTTTAATTTATATATTTGACGATTACATTCCAGATACTGTCCTTTTCAAGTCCAAGCTTCCAGCCGGCAACTCCGGCTACGTCAGCACCTGAAATTGCTTTTAATTTAGCCTCGAGAGATTCCTCTTCCTCCAGCCACATTCTATTCAAAATACCATCCTTTTCAAACTCACCGTAATACTGTCCGGTTCCGTTATCCCATTCTGCTTTAACATTATTATCTTTTAAGAAATTCTCAGCCGCTCTCATTCCATATGCTTCTGAGGTTACCTTAACAGTTCCATCCTCCTGCTTTTCTTCTTTCCACAGTCTGGTATAGAAAGGAATACCCATTACAACTCTTTCCTTGGGAACGTATTTCGTAATTTCCTTTACTGCCTTTTCAACAAAGCTGATGGAAGACACCGAGCCACTTACCTCTGATCCGCTGTGATGCTCGTCATATGCCATTATGATTACATAATCTGCAATAACTCCCTGCTCCTCCCAGTTGTAATGGGAATTGTAACTGGCGGGCACATAGTTGTCAATGGACAGTACGATGCCATTACTGCGGCATTTAACGGAAAGTTCCCGTATGAACTGTATATAATCTTCTCCCGCTTCACCGGGTATGTTCTCAAAATCTATATTGATGCCATCTATACCATATTTTATGGTCTCTGCAACAAGTTCATTTACAAGTTTCTTTCGCTTAGAGGTATGGGAGAATACTTCTTTTTTGTCAACCTCTGTGCTAAAATCATCCACCAGGGCCCAGACCTGCAGTCCTAAATTATGAGCTCGTTCCACATAGCTTTCACTGGCAAGGGAGGTGATACCCCCATTGTTATCAGCCAGTTTAAACCAGGTAGGAGAAACACAATTAACTCCTTTGGTATTAGCCAGCAGATCCGTAAGGCTCTTATTTGCATCTTGATTTGTAACCTGATGCCAGACAAGGTTTACCTTGCCTTGAAGGGATATGTGAGAATATTCAGGGGGAGTGTAGCTACTCTCTAATGTACTATAATATGGTTTTACCATTTGCTTCGCTTTTACATAACCGATAATACCATCCTTTGATATTACCTTGTAGAACTTTCCTGCTGAAGCTTGGTCGGTATCCAGTAACAGCAGCTCATCTTCAGGGGTTACATCCTTTAAGATATCACTTTTGATATTTCCTTTATAACGTAACTGTGCTTCCTTCTTTGCTTTGGTAACCAGTAAGTCACCCCATTTATAATCAACGACTACTCTGGAGGGTTCCTTATAATATTTATAACGTATATCAGAATACTGCTTCACGAAATCTATGGCAACGTAAACGGTCTGTTCCTCCAGGATTACCGGCTGGTAATCGGTATCGATGGAACCGTTATTTTCATTATAATATTTATTTCCGATTTCTGCTCTGATAATCTCATTGGGTGTGGTATAACTTAAGATATTCTCATTCTCATCCCAATAAAATCTGTCATTGAAAATATTCTTCACGGTTTCAATATCAAGATATACCTGACCATCTTGTAGGATTCCCTTCTTCTCATAGATGGTATCCTGCAGGATTATCTGTACTTCATTCCCTTTAACGGGGTAGTAGTCTGTCAGTTCCATGTGCTCATCACTGGGAGTAAACTTTTTTACAACAGCAGTTATGATTAAGATCAGTAATATCAGCAGTGCTACAGAAAACCCTGCCACTGTCATATTCCTTTGTTTCCTCATATTAATAACCATGCCTTTCTCACAGCCTGCAAACTTTGGGCCACAGGCATATATTTGTATCCTCTTTACAGTGCGTTTCAACTGATACTATTATAGCATTGATTCTATTTACCGTCATTATGAAATTCGACTTTTTTCCAAAATCCTATTGTTTTTCCTGGAAATAAAGAGGGGGTATAGTCATTATTTGGTATTTTATCCCTTTTAAGAGACAATTATACAGTATAATGCTATACCCCCAGTGCCTGCTGTATTGAGGATACGGTATGCAGGCCTGTTTATAGTTCATAATGAGAAAGCCTGGAACCAAGCAGAAGTTGAATGCCTTCAACCTTTTACTTGTTTTTGGATAAGTCGGTCATTTGTGATATGTTATACTTAACCTTTATCAGCTCTTTCTATATATAATGCTTTTTGTAATGTTCATGGCTTCCGCTGACAGATAAAAGGGATCTTCCAGATAAGGAATTACAGTAAATTTCTTCTGCAGCAGTTTCGCTCCCTTTTTCGCAGTCTTTGAATCTGTATGTGTAACTGCATAAATCCATTCTGCGCTGCCGGTGATATTCTCTGATTTACTTATAAACTCCTCCAGATAAAATCTCTTCCAGGGATTGAGGCTGCCAACAGTAATCTTCTTATCACAGCGAAGATACTCTTCCTTATATTCAGAATAGTCTATGCCAAAATCCAGAACAACACTATCATAGCTTCTTGCCAGAATAGGAGCAATCTTCTCACTGCTGACATAA from Anaerocolumna sp. AGMB13020 encodes the following:
- a CDS encoding low molecular weight protein arginine phosphatase, which produces MIRYEKIIFVCTGNTCRSPMAETIYRSMETNSDITVTSRGIVVLFSEPFNPKADTVLKNHNLELEGHFSKPLKNSDIDENTLILTMTEKQKQIVTEDFKDTGNVYTIKEFVGESGDVTDPYGGTLIDYEDCYVELARLVKKTVYKLNEEENT
- a CDS encoding glycosyl hydrolase family 18 protein, whose product is MVINMRKQRNMTVAGFSVALLILLILIITAVVKKFTPSDEHMELTDYYPVKGNEVQIILQDTIYEKKGILQDGQVYLDIETVKNIFNDRFYWDENENILSYTTPNEIIRAEIGNKYYNENNGSIDTDYQPVILEEQTVYVAIDFVKQYSDIRYKYYKEPSRVVVDYKWGDLLVTKAKKEAQLRYKGNIKSDILKDVTPEDELLLLDTDQASAGKFYKVISKDGIIGYVKAKQMVKPYYSTLESSYTPPEYSHISLQGKVNLVWHQVTNQDANKSLTDLLANTKGVNCVSPTWFKLADNNGGITSLASESYVERAHNLGLQVWALVDDFSTEVDKKEVFSHTSKRKKLVNELVAETIKYGIDGINIDFENIPGEAGEDYIQFIRELSVKCRSNGIVLSIDNYVPASYNSHYNWEEQGVIADYVIIMAYDEHHSGSEVSGSVSSISFVEKAVKEITKYVPKERVVMGIPFYTRLWKEEKQEDGTVKVTSEAYGMRAAENFLKDNNVKAEWDNGTGQYYGEFEKDGILNRMWLEEEESLEAKLKAISGADVAGVAGWKLGLEKDSIWNVIVKYIN
- a CDS encoding L-threonylcarbamoyladenylate synthase → MKTKFIQLDCNNIDNKKIIEAAEILKQGGLVAFPTETVYGLGADGLNEEASGKIYAAKGRPSDNPLILHISSMKALDALTAGDCTLGRKLAEAFWPGPLTLIFKKSNLVPLTTTGGLDTVAIRMPAHPIAFELIRQAGLYIAAPSANASGRPSPTTAKHVIEDMDGRIDMILDGGSADIGLESTIVDVSADIPIILRPGYITLEDIIGITGEAEYDKGLLQKPESEDFKPKAPGMKYKHYAPRGQLTIYEGESKAVVRAINQAAEKKLKEGYRVGIIATDETLLSYEKGLIKTIGTRKDEKTIAAGLFKILRDFDGEQADYIYSESFYDNHLGQAIMNRLLKAAGYHIEKV
- a CDS encoding N-acetylmuramoyl-L-alanine amidase — its product is MNKRRLYKNYFHLLFLCFVCLAVYTLNDPSVLVMQRDSKTENTDGQLTIILDPGHGGRDPGKVGINGALEKDINLAVAMRLKSLLEQNDIRVIMTRDTDDGLYKDSDNNKKAVDMRNRVDIINNSKAVLAVSIHQNSYTSEEIKGAQVFYYTKSPEGKQFAGVMQNQLKATLMDGNKREAKSNDSYYMLRKTECPIVIVECGYLSNTGEATILLTEDYQEKMAWAIHLGIFRYLNSMNK